The nucleotide window gcgccaaatcacaacaaacgttatctcaagactcttttacaaacataggaggtctagaccacactatgttaaattatgaacagagtcccaacttcaagacagggtaagactcagtctgaccccaccttaatccatcatgagcattgcacatcgcagtatttagctagttacagtggagaggacaaacttcctttaacaggcagaaacctcttTTTATTTAAGTCTGCACTTTGgctcctcctccttttgtttCGCCTGAGCTGTGACAGAATATAttctttaatctctgaattatCACTCTTCATTCAGACTTTCTATCTCCTGAAAATGTCTTATTGTTGGTTATTTTAGTTTTGCTTCTAAAACAGACGTGAAAACAAAATACCGTGTCCTTGATTGACACTTAAATTGATTGAAATAAACATTTACTAACTGACTCCTCCCTCACGGACGATAAATTCAACATCATGACAATTCAAAAACACTTCATAGatgataaaagattaaaaaataaagacatacaatcaaaaaaacaaacatttaagttCAGAGAGAACGAAGAGTCAGACTCATGTAAAGTAAACATCTCATAAACATCACAGATATTTATAATAAATGAGTCTTAATCCAGAGTCTAATCCTCACATAttcacaaatatacacacacagactgaaatagCTGCAgtgtcaaaaacacacacacacacacacacacacacacacacacacacacacacacacacacacacacacacacacacacacacactctggatgCTTTGTGAGTGACCCACAATCCTAAAGGACTCTCTCAACTCATAGAGGTGATCGAAGCATAAGAATGAAAACATCCctatagatacacacacacacacacacacacacacacacacacacacacacacacacacacacacacacactctggatgCTTTGTGAGTGACCCACAATCCTAAAGGACTCTCTCAATTCATAGAGGTGATCGAAGCATAAGAATGAAAACATCCCTATatatacacaacacacacacacacacacacacacacacacacacacacacacacacacacacacacacactcacacacacacacactcacacacacacacacacacacacacacacacacactctggatgCTTTGTGAGTGACTCTCTCAATTCATAGAGGTGATCGAAGCATAAGAATGAAAATTTCcctatatatatacacacacacacacacacacacacacacacacacatacagacacgcacacacacacacacacacacacacacacacacacacacacacactggatgcTTTGTGAGTGACCCAAAATCCTAAAGGACTCTCTCAACTCATAGAGGTGATCGAAgcataagaataaaaacatccctatatatatacacaacacaccacacacacacacacacacacacacacacacacacacacacacacacacacacacacacacacacaaacacacacacactctggatgCTTTGTGAGTGACTCTCTCAATTCATAGAGGTGATCGAAGCATAAGAATGAAAATTTCCCTATatatacacaacacacacacacacacacacacacacacacacacacactcacacacacacacactcacacacacacacacacacacacacacacactctggatgCTTTGTGAGTGACTCTCTCAATTCATAGAGGTGATCGATGCATAAGAATGAAAATTTCCCTATatatacacaacacacacacacacacacacacacacacacacacacacacacacacacacacacacacacacacacactggatgcTTTGTGAGTGACCCAAAATCCTAAAGGACTCTCTCAACTCATAGAGGTGATCGaagcataataataaaaacatccctatatatacacacacacacacacacacacacacacacacacatacagacacgcacacacacacacacacacacacacacacacacacacacacactggatgcTTTGTGAGTGACCCAAAATCCTAAAGGACTCTCTCAACTCATAGAGGTGATCGAAgcataagaataaaaacatccctatatatatacacaacacaccacacacacacacacacacacacacacacacacacacacacacacacacacacacacacacacacacacactctggatgCTTTGTGAGTGACTCTCTCAATTCATAGAGGTGATCGAAGCATAAGAATGAAAATTTCCCTATatatacacaacacacacacacacacacacacacacacacacatacagacacgcacacacacacacacacacacacacacacacacacacacacacacacacactctggatgCTTTGTGAGTGACTCTCTCAACTCATAGAGGTGATCGAAGCATAAGAATGAAAACAtccctatatatatatatacacaacacacacacacacacacacacacacatacacacacacacacacacacgaacacacacacacacacagggtgagGACTTTCATGTACATCAGGCTGACTCAGAGGCtcagcgtgtttgtgtgtcaggacAGGAACCTCAGAGCTAAAAACACTGGGCACCTGTTCCCCTGATCCTGACCGGAGAAATTCCACCCCTCAGTCCCCCAgagtgtgtgcgtctgtgtgtgtgtgtgtgtgcgtctgtgtgtgcgtctgtgtgtgtgtgtgtgccaggaaTGTTGACACCATACTTTCCTGTCTCACGTGGACTCCCTGCGACATCACTTCCCCTCCGACCCGTCCCCTATTTAAAGGCCTGCGTGGATCCAGAGAGGCTTCAGCAGAGGATTAAAGACTCTTCACACCAGCAGACTCTCACCCACTGACCGACTGACCATCTGGAGCGCTCTGGACGTTTCCGTGACGATCCATCGTGGATATAAAGGCTGAGTGGAGTGGATTTTCACCCGTGACCGTCTGGGAAAGTTTGCAGATTGGAGCTTGAACCTGAAACTTGCAGACGATTTAAATCAACTTCTTAAAGACTTTGAAGACTTTGCATCGTCACCGTCTGATTCTTCACACATCCCTTCTGGTTTCCTGTCACCATGAGCGGCGGTGCGACCACCACAGTCCCCCCACAGGAGCCCCAAGCTTTCAAACGTGCAGTGCGAAAGATAAAATGCGCCGCCATGGTGGCCAGCTTGGCGAAGAGCTGGCAGGGCTGGGCCAACGATCACTCCAACCAGCAGGACGCCATCCCGACCGGCTGGATGCCTTCATCCGTGGAGGAGGTGGACGAAAAGGAGCGCAGCCACGTCGTCAAACTCACCGTCAAGCCGCGTAGCATCACGGCGGATCCAAGCGACTCCGGCGGGAGCAAGATCCGGGCCTGCACCGTGACCAAGACCGTGCAGCCCAAGCGCAGCGAGTGCAGCAGCAGCGACGTCGTCAACGCCATCCGAGGGAAGATGGAGTCAGGCCCGGAGCAGAGCAAGCCGTTCTTAGGCAACGAGTCGCCGACGCGGCGGCGTCAGATGAGGGCGCTGCAGCACGCGGGAGAGGGAAGCGGCGTCATCCAGGACAGGAAGCTGATGCTGCAGGAGAAGAAGCTCAGTTCGAGGAGCAGCAGCGTGGACACGGAGGACAGCGGGATCggagaggaggcggggcttagcGACAACAGCGAATCGAAGAACGAGGAGACAGACATCCTGTTCAAGAAACACACCACGAGGCCGAAGGTAGAGTCTGATGATGTCGGTGATTTAAAGTCGTGCACACGAACACAAACCAACCTTTAGTATCACAATCAATAGCACCAAGCTTTTCAGCCTCTTTTATCTCGTTGTTTTGGTTTCACAGGAACAGAAACATTCAGTTATTGAGAGGGGAACTCCAAAAATGATGATAGTTTCATTGCCTACATATGCAAAACTCTAAAGTATGACACACAGATGCATGTTTTACCTTTTAACCCAGCTTCATGAGATTATTTGGCTGCAGGGAAACAAATCTAAGCTAGCTTCTTCGCCCGTTATTGCAGATTGAAACGATCAGCTTCTATTTGTGCATGACTCAAAGTGAATTTAAAAGCCCCTGTTGTGTGAAAAAGGACTCTGCAGATCATAACCTTGCAGATTTTCCATCGTTAGCAGGGAATGTCCCATGCAAAATCCAAAATAGCCCAGGAGGGAGACGCTGCAATGGAGCATGTTTTGAAATTTGTCCTGTATTTCCAAAACATGATATCTCTGGATGATCTTCAAACACGTCTGGAGTCTAGGCGGTGAGAGGAACACCTTAAAGTTAAAAAGTCAAACTGTGTCGCTCTTCAGTTTGATTATTCTCTTATAAAGTTTGGAGCAGACGTTTAAAGTCTCTACAAACACTGATGTTCCTCTCGTCCCTGAATCAAACACGCAGCAGGGGGATGGATTAACGTTGAAGTATTTCCACAGCTCACATAAACAAGTTCAGTCAGAAGTCTTTCTGATGTCACCTGAAGAAATCCAACACCGGGGTTGCAGAACTCTGACAGTAAAATCTCTGCTATAAAAGGCAAACGACGTGTCAGGGGGGTCGCCAGAGATCCAGTCcaactcataaaaacacaagctgGACTGCAGAGCGGTGgaatatatgta belongs to Notolabrus celidotus isolate fNotCel1 unplaced genomic scaffold, fNotCel1.pri scaffold_530_arrow_ctg1, whole genome shotgun sequence and includes:
- the LOC117809895 gene encoding actin-binding Rho-activating protein-like, encoding MSGGATTTVPPQEPQAFKRAVRKIKCAAMVASLAKSWQGWANDHSNQQDAIPTGWMPSSVEEVDEKERSHVVKLTVKPRSITADPSDSGGSKIRACTVTKTVQPKRSECSSSDVVNAIRGKMESGPEQSKPFLGNESPTRRRQMRALQHAGEGSGVIQDRKLMLQEKKLSSRSSSVDTEDSGIGEEAGLSDNSESKNEETDILFKKHTTRPK